A single window of Verrucomicrobiota bacterium DNA harbors:
- a CDS encoding coproporphyrinogen III oxidase family protein, translating to MSQPATLEAPRPSTPPIQKETTAGNYFVSNYPPFSFWKPEFVPQVLDAMQRPPKPGTPLGIYVHIPFCRKRCHFCYFKVYTDKDSAAIKGYIDAVLREFALHAARPCVGGRTPGFIYFGGGTPSYLSVEQLRHLTDGMKALLPWDAAEEVTFECEPGTLTDHKLKAIRDLGVTRLSLGVENFDDHILEINGRAHHSKEIARAYAFARSVGFPQINIDLIAGMVEETEANWRENIRKTLELAPDSVTIYEMEIPYNTTIYQRMKAEEKLVAPVADWATKRRWVNDAFTAFERAGYTVASAYTAVKDKAKTKFVYRDKLWAGADLLSVGVASFGHIGGVHYQNHADFDPYVAQVNAGQFPIFRALTPTDDERFIREFILQLKLGSNSRSDFKAKFGADPVERFAEPTQRLKDWGFLSVEGDRIVLTREALLQVDKLLHEFFKPEHNIARYV from the coding sequence ATGAGCCAGCCAGCCACTCTCGAAGCGCCCCGACCCTCCACACCTCCCATCCAAAAGGAGACGACCGCCGGCAACTACTTCGTCTCGAACTACCCGCCGTTTTCGTTCTGGAAACCCGAGTTCGTCCCGCAGGTGCTCGACGCGATGCAGCGCCCGCCCAAGCCCGGCACGCCGCTCGGCATCTACGTCCACATTCCCTTCTGCCGGAAGCGCTGCCACTTTTGCTACTTCAAGGTTTACACCGACAAGGATTCCGCGGCCATCAAGGGTTACATTGACGCCGTGCTGCGCGAGTTCGCGCTGCACGCGGCCAGGCCCTGTGTTGGCGGGCGCACGCCGGGCTTCATCTACTTCGGCGGCGGCACGCCGAGCTACCTCTCGGTCGAGCAGCTGCGGCACCTCACCGACGGCATGAAGGCGCTGCTGCCGTGGGACGCGGCAGAGGAAGTCACCTTTGAATGCGAGCCGGGCACGCTCACCGACCACAAGCTGAAGGCCATCCGCGACCTCGGTGTCACGCGCCTCTCGCTCGGCGTGGAGAACTTCGACGACCACATTTTGGAGATCAACGGCCGCGCACATCACAGCAAGGAAATCGCCCGCGCCTACGCGTTTGCGCGCAGCGTGGGCTTCCCGCAGATCAACATCGACCTCATCGCGGGCATGGTCGAGGAAACCGAGGCCAACTGGCGCGAGAACATCCGCAAGACCCTCGAACTCGCGCCCGACTCGGTGACCATCTACGAGATGGAGATTCCGTATAACACGACCATCTACCAGCGCATGAAGGCCGAGGAAAAGCTCGTCGCTCCGGTGGCCGATTGGGCGACCAAGCGCCGCTGGGTCAACGACGCCTTCACGGCGTTCGAGCGCGCGGGCTACACCGTCGCGAGCGCCTACACGGCGGTGAAGGACAAGGCGAAGACCAAGTTCGTCTATCGGGACAAGCTGTGGGCGGGCGCGGATTTGCTGTCCGTCGGCGTGGCGAGCTTCGGCCACATCGGCGGTGTGCATTACCAGAACCACGCGGACTTCGATCCCTACGTGGCGCAGGTGAACGCGGGACAGTTCCCCATCTTCCGCGCACTCACGCCGACAGACGACGAACGGTTCATCCGCGAGTTCATCCTGCAACTCAAGCTTGGCTCAAACAGCCGCAGCGACTTCAAGGCGAAATTCGGCGCAGACCCGGTCGAGCGCTTCGCTGAACCGACCCAACGATTGAAGGACTGGGGCTTCCTCAGCGTGGAAGGCGACCGCATCGTGCTCACGCGCGAGGCGCTGCTGCAGGTGGACAAGCTGCTGCACGAATTCTTCAAGCCGGAGCACAACATCGCGCGCTACGTCTAG
- a CDS encoding Pyrrolo-quinoline quinone, giving the protein MFRGGPNLQGLSGAKLATPLSLLWSAKTRGPVKSSAVIGENRVFIGSDDGHLYAFDAATGRELWKHKTGGPIEASPMLLDGCVYIGSTDAFLHALDAASGKPLWKHETGDKILGAANWTASPDGKSKWVLVGSYDFKLHCLNAATGKSNWVYETGNYINGSPAVDRGVTVFGGCDAMLHVISVADGKKVKEIEAGAYVAGSASLVDGRAYFGHYENAYQCIDLTKGSNVWTYKERNFAYFSSPAVTKDRVLFGGRDKRLHCVRLDNGDTVWTFPTQGKVDSSPVVTADGKVVFGSEDGRLYVVSLADGKELWNYEIGQGITSSPAVVENLVVIGSEDGGVYAFAPPLTRPPRGAPAKAKE; this is encoded by the coding sequence ATGTTCCGCGGCGGGCCGAACTTGCAGGGGCTCTCCGGCGCGAAGCTCGCCACGCCGCTCTCGTTGCTGTGGAGCGCGAAGACGAGGGGGCCGGTCAAATCCTCCGCCGTCATCGGCGAGAACCGCGTGTTCATCGGCTCGGACGACGGCCATCTCTACGCGTTCGACGCGGCGACGGGCCGCGAGTTGTGGAAGCACAAGACCGGCGGGCCGATCGAGGCGTCGCCGATGCTGCTCGACGGGTGCGTTTACATCGGCTCGACGGACGCGTTCCTGCACGCGCTCGACGCCGCGTCGGGCAAGCCGCTGTGGAAGCACGAGACGGGCGACAAGATCCTCGGCGCAGCGAACTGGACCGCGTCGCCTGACGGCAAGTCCAAGTGGGTGCTTGTCGGAAGCTACGATTTCAAGCTGCACTGCCTCAACGCGGCGACGGGCAAGAGCAACTGGGTTTACGAGACAGGGAATTACATCAACGGCTCGCCCGCGGTTGACCGCGGCGTGACGGTGTTTGGCGGATGCGACGCGATGCTGCACGTGATCAGCGTCGCCGACGGGAAGAAGGTGAAGGAAATCGAGGCCGGCGCCTACGTGGCGGGCTCGGCGTCGCTCGTGGACGGGCGCGCCTACTTCGGCCACTACGAGAACGCCTACCAGTGCATCGACCTCACGAAAGGCTCGAACGTGTGGACCTACAAGGAGCGCAACTTCGCCTACTTCAGCTCGCCCGCGGTCACGAAAGACCGCGTGCTATTCGGCGGCCGCGACAAGCGGCTGCATTGCGTGCGCCTCGACAACGGCGACACGGTGTGGACCTTCCCGACACAGGGCAAGGTGGACAGCTCGCCCGTGGTGACCGCCGATGGCAAGGTCGTGTTCGGCTCGGAGGACGGCCGGCTTTACGTCGTCTCGCTCGCGGATGGCAAGGAGCTGTGGAATTACGAAATCGGCCAGGGGATCACCAGCTCGCCCGCGGTGGTCGAGAACCTCGTGGTCATCGGCAGCGAGGACGGCGGCGTGTATGCGTTCGCGCCCCCACTCACGCGCCCGCCTCGTGGCGCGCCGGCAAAGGCGAAGGAGTAG
- a CDS encoding Gfo/Idh/MocA family oxidoreductase: MNTTLNGLTNPPPPLSRREFLGASAALAAVTAATPAFAAEATTLRAAVIGHTGRGDYGHGLDVLFTGRGDCELAAVADPDPAGRAKAAERIKAPRQYADWREMLDKERPQLVSVAMRQADQHREICLAALRAGAHVFCEKPFVTCPAESDELLAEAQKRGLRIAVAHQMRSLPSIAALKQAITGGLIGDVLELRAFGKQDARAGGEDMIVLGSHLFDLMRLFVGDPQWCTARVLQKGRDITRADARVMRDNVGPIAGDEVNAQFGFAHGVLGTFTSRGRQRELVAHWGIEFIGSKGAARILMNIPAQVFVLKPGAWKPDGRADTWQKFEGTPAGVDNFPSANTRLVDDWLAAIREKRDPECSGRNGAWAVEMVMAVYQAALTGQRTTFPLKSRTHPLIA; encoded by the coding sequence ATGAACACGACACTGAACGGCCTGACGAACCCACCACCGCCACTTTCCCGGCGCGAGTTTCTCGGAGCCTCGGCGGCGCTGGCGGCGGTGACAGCCGCCACGCCCGCCTTCGCCGCGGAGGCCACGACGTTGCGCGCCGCCGTCATCGGCCACACCGGGCGCGGCGATTACGGTCACGGGCTCGACGTGCTTTTCACCGGGCGCGGCGATTGCGAGCTTGCGGCCGTGGCCGACCCCGATCCCGCCGGGCGCGCGAAGGCGGCCGAGAGAATCAAGGCGCCGCGCCAATACGCCGACTGGCGCGAGATGCTCGACAAGGAAAGGCCGCAGCTCGTGAGCGTTGCGATGCGGCAGGCCGACCAGCACCGCGAGATCTGCCTCGCCGCGTTGCGCGCGGGCGCGCACGTGTTCTGTGAGAAGCCTTTCGTCACCTGCCCCGCCGAGTCTGACGAACTGCTCGCCGAGGCGCAGAAGCGCGGCCTGCGCATCGCCGTCGCGCACCAGATGCGCAGCCTGCCCTCGATCGCCGCGCTCAAGCAGGCCATCACCGGCGGACTCATCGGCGACGTGCTCGAACTGCGCGCCTTCGGCAAGCAGGACGCCCGCGCGGGCGGCGAGGACATGATCGTGCTCGGCTCGCATCTGTTCGACCTGATGCGGCTCTTCGTCGGCGACCCGCAATGGTGCACGGCGCGCGTGCTGCAAAAGGGCCGCGACATCACGCGCGCCGACGCGCGCGTCATGCGCGACAACGTCGGGCCGATCGCGGGCGACGAGGTGAACGCGCAGTTCGGATTCGCCCACGGCGTCTTGGGCACCTTCACCAGCCGCGGACGCCAGCGCGAACTCGTGGCGCACTGGGGCATCGAGTTCATCGGCAGCAAGGGCGCCGCGCGCATCCTCATGAACATCCCGGCGCAGGTGTTCGTGCTCAAGCCCGGCGCGTGGAAGCCCGACGGCCGCGCGGACACGTGGCAGAAGTTCGAGGGCACACCCGCGGGCGTGGACAACTTCCCGTCCGCAAACACCCGGCTCGTGGACGACTGGCTCGCCGCGATCCGCGAGAAGCGCGACCCGGAATGCAGCGGCCGGAACGGAGCATGGGCCGTGGAGATGGTGATGGCCGTGTATCAGGCCGCGCTCACCGGCCAGCGGACGACCTTTCCTCTGAAGTCGCGAACCCATCCGCTGATCGCGTGA
- a CDS encoding sugar phosphate isomerase/epimerase: MRFGINSFLFTSPFTTASVKLFPQFKKWGFDTVEIPIEAPEHIEPAAVRAAAGKAGIAIGSICACMGPGRDFRGTPEEQATGMAYCKALANQAAALGCPRMIGPIYSVVGKADAVEPAQQKIEFALVVKNLKELADYAAARGVELCIEPLNRFETDFLNTCDQGLKLIKAVGKKNVKLHLDTFHMNIEEKNQAAAILKAGRHLGHFHACGSDRGTPGGDHIDWKPIVKALRKVGYDKDVVIESFTTDVKVIARAAAIWRKIEPKRNDIAVKGLAHLKRAFK; the protein is encoded by the coding sequence ATGAGATTCGGCATCAACTCCTTCCTGTTCACCTCGCCGTTCACCACCGCGAGCGTGAAGCTCTTCCCGCAATTCAAAAAGTGGGGTTTCGACACCGTGGAGATTCCCATCGAGGCGCCCGAGCACATCGAACCCGCGGCGGTGAGGGCCGCCGCCGGGAAAGCCGGCATCGCCATCGGCTCCATCTGCGCGTGCATGGGGCCGGGACGCGACTTCCGCGGCACGCCCGAGGAGCAGGCGACCGGCATGGCTTACTGCAAGGCCCTGGCCAACCAGGCCGCGGCGCTCGGCTGCCCCCGCATGATCGGCCCGATTTATTCCGTCGTCGGCAAGGCGGACGCCGTCGAACCCGCGCAGCAGAAAATCGAGTTCGCGCTCGTGGTGAAGAACCTCAAGGAACTCGCCGACTACGCGGCCGCGCGCGGCGTGGAGCTGTGCATCGAGCCGCTGAACCGGTTCGAGACGGACTTCCTCAACACGTGTGACCAGGGCCTCAAGCTCATCAAGGCCGTCGGGAAGAAAAATGTGAAGCTGCATCTCGACACGTTTCACATGAACATCGAGGAGAAGAACCAGGCTGCCGCGATTCTCAAGGCGGGCCGGCACCTCGGCCACTTTCACGCCTGCGGCAGCGACCGCGGCACGCCGGGCGGCGACCACATTGATTGGAAGCCCATCGTCAAGGCGCTCCGCAAGGTCGGCTACGACAAGGACGTGGTGATCGAGAGCTTCACCACGGACGTGAAAGTGATCGCGCGCGCCGCGGCCATCTGGCGCAAGATCGAGCCCAAGCGCAACGACATCGCCGTGAAGGGCCTCGCACACCTCAAGCGGGCGTTCAAGTAG